ATATCAAGTTTACCCGCAAAAATCTCATCTCCTGTCAGTTTCCCCGGCAATGGTTCAAAAGAAAGGGCATCTTCATATCCAATGTCATCGATGGCAATTAAAAACTCACGCCAATCCATACAACCTTTCCCAGGAACTTCACGCGTATTGTCTCCAAGATGGAGATGCTTGACCCAATGGTTCCCAGCACTTCGAATAGCATTGGGAATTCCAACAGTCTCCTCTAATTGCATATGGAATGTATCGGGTACAATACGAATGTTATTGCAACCCGTGCTCTCAGCCAGCTCAATTCCATCTTTAACAGTGCGTATAAAAGCAACTTCATACTGGTTGACACATTCTATGAGTATGCAAATCTCCTCATCTCTCATTCCTGCGTATTCAGCAATCTCCTTTAATGACTGTGAGGCATGCAAGAAATCAGTTTCCTTATCTACAAAGAAGTCGAGATGATTCACTTGAGAAGGGACTATCAGTACTCGTTTTGAACCCAATGCAACAGCCATGTCAACAAGCTCTTTGCAATACAGAACTGCAGAGGCTCTTTTAATCTCATCCGAATGACAGATTGCTCTTTGCTCATCAGTGAAATTTCCATTTATACAAAACGGTATCAAGTCATGTTGGATTAGCATATCCTTGGTTTCGTTCAGATCAATAGAACTAGGTTCTCCACTGATATCAATACCATCGACACCAATCTCAGATGCTGCTTCCACAATCATTTTCATAGAAGCTTTACCAAACAACCATGTATTGATTGAAAATTTCGGAATATTCATTATTGTTACCCCTTTCTTGTCTTCTTATCGAACATAGATATTGAAAATGTTGATTGCAAAACTATTATGACTAGAA
This sequence is a window from uncultured Sphaerochaeta sp.. Protein-coding genes within it:
- a CDS encoding sugar phosphate isomerase/epimerase family protein, producing MNIPKFSINTWLFGKASMKMIVEAASEIGVDGIDISGEPSSIDLNETKDMLIQHDLIPFCINGNFTDEQRAICHSDEIKRASAVLYCKELVDMAVALGSKRVLIVPSQVNHLDFFVDKETDFLHASQSLKEIAEYAGMRDEEICILIECVNQYEVAFIRTVKDGIELAESTGCNNIRIVPDTFHMQLEETVGIPNAIRSAGNHWVKHLHLGDNTREVPGKGCMDWREFLIAIDDIGYEDALSFEPLPGKLTGDEIFAGKLDMDLLISDLKYSLAFLKSVCAGIRC